From one Verrucomicrobiota bacterium genomic stretch:
- a CDS encoding GntR family transcriptional regulator, whose amino-acid sequence MSNAPVKVSDLVARLKGRIVDGSYPAGKRIPSCRDLEHESGASHLTVFSAMKKLGKEGFLKSKGNQGTFVVKCPPFLKNVLLLSNGGDEQKKSLFYQLFNLRIDVVARQMGRQVQRINLDVLITHPDKKADLFTDIREHQYEGAIILPHSLDFSGTPLDRVSGFPSIGVFNSSACTSLYTVCDSFYHRSAALFKKAGCRRPAILLSNPQHDAAGHKEYILRSFKPFARGMDEPHMMSFEALNPGWIGGWIRLLYSLPANHRPDGFLVTDENMVDETLKAIRTYGKVDPAQVPLIRHASLVPSTKNEGPGIAIGYDVDQICVNCFESLRLQRSEKKSVSYAMCAVGKEEIGIPEKTTYTFTCPPIKKTTLKKNTP is encoded by the coding sequence ATGTCTAATGCCCCCGTTAAAGTCTCCGACCTTGTCGCCCGCCTGAAAGGGCGGATTGTCGACGGGAGTTATCCAGCGGGTAAACGTATCCCCTCCTGCCGCGATCTGGAGCACGAAAGCGGGGCGAGCCACTTAACCGTTTTTTCCGCTATGAAAAAACTCGGGAAAGAGGGATTCCTCAAATCAAAAGGAAATCAAGGGACATTTGTGGTTAAATGTCCTCCGTTCTTGAAGAATGTGCTGCTTCTTTCAAACGGGGGTGATGAACAAAAAAAATCCCTCTTTTATCAACTTTTCAATCTCCGGATCGATGTGGTCGCCAGACAGATGGGAAGACAGGTACAGAGGATCAATCTGGATGTACTCATCACACACCCCGACAAAAAGGCGGACCTTTTTACGGATATCCGGGAACACCAGTATGAAGGGGCGATCATCCTTCCTCATTCACTGGATTTTAGTGGTACTCCCCTTGACCGTGTAAGCGGGTTCCCTTCGATCGGAGTTTTTAATTCATCCGCCTGCACATCCCTCTACACGGTTTGCGATTCGTTTTACCACAGGAGCGCGGCATTATTTAAAAAGGCGGGATGCCGCAGACCTGCGATCCTTTTGTCAAACCCGCAACATGATGCGGCGGGGCATAAAGAATATATCCTCCGTTCATTTAAGCCTTTTGCCCGGGGGATGGACGAGCCGCATATGATGAGTTTCGAGGCTTTGAATCCGGGATGGATCGGGGGGTGGATCCGCCTGCTGTATTCATTGCCTGCAAATCACAGGCCCGATGGGTTCTTGGTGACGGATGAGAATATGGTGGATGAAACGCTGAAAGCCATACGGACTTATGGAAAGGTGGATCCCGCTCAAGTCCCGCTGATCCGTCATGCAAGCTTGGTTCCCTCGACAAAAAATGAAGGCCCCGGCATAGCGATCGGTTATGATGTGGACCAGATTTGCGTGAATTGTTTCGAGTCCCTACGACTACAACGAAGCGAAAAAAAGAGCGTTTCTTATGCTATGTGTGCCGTGGGCAAAGAAGAAATTGGCATTCCGGAAAAAACGACTTATACTTTCACTTGTCCTCCCATTAAAAAAACAACCCTGAAGAAAAATACCCCATGA
- a CDS encoding GDYXXLXY domain-containing protein has translation MKKSSLILCFAGLCVFQLGVCGFMIYRWEVILRTGQEYRFKTRAVDPYDAFRGRFVSIQLEPDYIPTDDKSVGQSLAPGATVYVTVASGPDGLARLDQCLSEPPAGKQAYLKTTLQYVDTSMNLQPGDILHPLGLARKIMESDDALSIFIRSHLPNYETETIEKSLKSGVEDASLSNTLASILNRMIYDQAMSTQLLGKTKIGGVSEHPEAMRAEMDKAYPGQLAPTPRARIHVKLPFDRYYMEENMAPRAEQAYWDHSRNRALERMSVTVRILNGQGLIENLWIGDRTIGEYLKSQNK, from the coding sequence ATGAAAAAGAGCTCTCTCATCCTTTGTTTTGCCGGACTGTGCGTCTTTCAACTAGGCGTGTGTGGTTTTATGATCTATCGCTGGGAAGTGATCTTGCGCACGGGCCAAGAGTACCGATTCAAAACACGGGCGGTGGATCCGTATGACGCTTTCCGTGGACGATTCGTCTCCATCCAGCTGGAGCCCGATTATATCCCCACGGATGATAAGTCAGTGGGTCAAAGTCTCGCCCCGGGTGCCACGGTTTACGTCACTGTCGCGTCCGGCCCGGATGGACTGGCCCGGCTCGATCAATGCCTGAGCGAACCCCCGGCGGGAAAACAAGCCTACCTCAAAACGACCCTTCAATACGTGGACACCAGTATGAATCTCCAGCCGGGAGATATACTCCATCCCTTGGGTCTGGCGCGGAAAATAATGGAGTCCGATGATGCCCTTTCCATCTTTATCCGCAGTCACCTGCCTAATTATGAGACTGAAACGATCGAGAAATCTTTGAAGTCAGGCGTCGAGGACGCTTCCCTGTCGAATACGCTGGCGAGCATTCTCAACCGCATGATTTATGATCAGGCAATGTCCACTCAGCTCCTGGGCAAGACAAAGATCGGGGGTGTCTCTGAACATCCTGAGGCCATGCGGGCCGAAATGGATAAGGCTTATCCGGGACAGCTCGCCCCCACTCCGCGCGCGCGGATACATGTGAAACTACCTTTCGACAGGTACTACATGGAGGAGAATATGGCACCCCGTGCCGAACAGGCCTACTGGGATCACAGCCGTAATAGGGCTCTGGAAAGGATGAGCGTCACCGTCCGCATTCTGAATGGACAAGGGCTCATCGAAAATCTCTGGATCGGGGACCGGACGATCGGTGAGTATCTGAAGTCGCAGAATAAATGA